Proteins from one Terriglobia bacterium genomic window:
- a CDS encoding M20/M25/M40 family metallo-hydrolase: protein MMRKRTLGFVVGLLILAAAAVGFQAPAQTQEDPVVKKIIELGTTDNQVMTWNDYASNRFGGRETGTNAYSDATAWAVWQFRQWGLDAELDEVGEVPVGFNRGPWFGRMIKPAEKALFFGTPSFTAGTKGVQRGPVVILKADPFSIQGRNATPENVEKKRAAVQEAIAEVNANRGAFKGAWVLIPGENTGFGRDGRRGTPEYSDAQLIPPLTKALVDAGALGTIQLSKTEPFRILDGYVASWDRLPVLPDIKLAENQYNEIKGLAEKGEPVELEFDIRNWFKMGPIKYHNVVATLRGTTYPDEYVVIGGHFDCFSGATGGVDDGSGFAPGMEAIRLIKAAGARPKCSIIFMLFAAEESGLLGSQSWLKKHPEIQPKIVMMINRDGSPSAITGASVPETWYEDLQKITAPLTNLNPKWPFKLERGLPRAHATSPGGTDSSSFEMLSVPTLSFRTQTNYVYNHAWHTLYDTYSELVPYTEHQQHSALVTAVVAYGVANLDKPLTRDGVYLADGLYADIAIGPADAPIHIMTALDYANAPLQTANFIRIVEGKGQQPGGRGAAPAPGGGGRGGAGAPGGPRPEIPPIGTVDVKDGLISGLIVSEIQKSVAVPSLPFAANATLKHDVVGILGVSAPNAFYLTLQKSPGLDKKSTAIGKVIAGLSLLQDVKKGDAIRSIRITRVGQAARDFKTDDEAFKKLLEPAATKK, encoded by the coding sequence ATGATGAGAAAACGTACGCTAGGGTTCGTTGTCGGCCTGCTCATACTGGCTGCCGCCGCCGTCGGCTTTCAGGCGCCCGCCCAGACACAGGAAGACCCAGTCGTCAAAAAGATCATCGAGCTGGGCACGACTGACAACCAGGTCATGACCTGGAACGACTACGCCAGCAACCGGTTTGGCGGCAGGGAAACGGGCACGAACGCTTATAGCGACGCCACTGCCTGGGCCGTCTGGCAATTCAGGCAGTGGGGCCTCGACGCCGAACTCGACGAAGTCGGCGAGGTGCCGGTCGGATTCAACCGTGGACCATGGTTTGGAAGGATGATCAAGCCGGCCGAGAAAGCGCTCTTTTTCGGGACGCCGAGCTTCACGGCCGGAACAAAGGGCGTGCAGCGCGGGCCGGTGGTCATCCTGAAGGCAGATCCGTTCTCGATCCAGGGGCGCAACGCAACGCCTGAAAACGTCGAGAAGAAGCGCGCGGCGGTGCAGGAGGCGATTGCCGAAGTCAACGCGAACAGGGGTGCCTTTAAGGGAGCCTGGGTGCTGATCCCTGGTGAGAACACGGGATTTGGCCGCGATGGCCGCCGCGGCACCCCGGAGTACTCCGATGCTCAACTGATTCCGCCGCTCACCAAAGCATTGGTTGATGCCGGGGCCCTGGGCACGATTCAGTTGTCGAAAACGGAGCCGTTCAGGATTCTGGACGGCTACGTCGCATCCTGGGACAGGCTGCCCGTCCTGCCCGACATCAAGCTGGCCGAGAACCAGTACAACGAAATCAAGGGCTTGGCAGAGAAGGGCGAACCGGTCGAGCTCGAGTTCGACATCCGCAACTGGTTCAAGATGGGCCCGATCAAGTATCACAACGTAGTCGCGACGCTGCGCGGCACGACGTACCCCGACGAATACGTCGTCATCGGCGGCCATTTCGACTGTTTCAGCGGTGCTACGGGCGGGGTAGACGACGGGTCGGGTTTCGCGCCCGGCATGGAAGCGATCCGACTCATCAAGGCAGCGGGTGCACGGCCCAAGTGCTCCATCATCTTTATGCTTTTTGCAGCGGAGGAGAGCGGCCTGCTCGGCTCCCAGTCGTGGCTGAAAAAGCACCCGGAAATCCAGCCGAAAATCGTCATGATGATCAACCGGGACGGCAGCCCGAGCGCCATCACCGGAGCGTCTGTGCCCGAAACCTGGTATGAAGATCTCCAGAAGATCACCGCTCCGCTCACCAATTTGAATCCGAAGTGGCCGTTCAAACTCGAACGAGGCTTGCCCAGGGCGCACGCAACAAGCCCGGGCGGCACTGACTCCTCGTCATTCGAGATGTTGAGCGTGCCGACGCTGAGCTTCCGGACACAGACCAACTATGTATACAACCACGCCTGGCATACCCTCTACGACACGTACAGCGAACTCGTTCCGTACACCGAGCACCAGCAGCATTCCGCGCTGGTAACCGCGGTGGTTGCATACGGTGTGGCAAACCTCGACAAGCCGCTCACACGCGATGGCGTCTACCTGGCTGATGGCCTGTATGCCGATATTGCCATCGGGCCGGCGGATGCCCCGATCCACATCATGACCGCACTCGACTACGCGAACGCGCCCCTGCAAACGGCGAACTTCATCCGAATCGTCGAGGGCAAGGGACAACAGCCGGGCGGACGCGGTGCGGCCCCTGCTCCGGGTGGTGGCGGTCGTGGCGGGGCCGGCGCTCCCGGCGGACCCCGTCCGGAGATCCCGCCGATCGGCACGGTCGACGTGAAAGACGGGCTGATCAGCGGCCTCATCGTGTCGGAGATCCAGAAATCAGTGGCAGTCCCCAGCCTGCCGTTTGCCGCCAATGCCACGCTGAAGCATGACGTCGTGGGCATCCTGGGTGTCTCGGCCCCGAACGCGTTCTACCTCACGCTCCAGAAGAGCCCGGGGCTCGACAAGAAGTCCACCGCGATCGGCAAGGTGATTGCCGGGCTGAGCCTGCTTCAGGATGTGAAGAAGGGCGACGCGATCAGGAGCATCCGGATCACCCGGGTGGGTCAGGCTGCGCGCGACTTCAAGACCGACGATGAGGCGTTCAAGAAACTACTGGAACCGGCGGCCACGAAAAAGTAG
- a CDS encoding carboxypeptidase-like regulatory domain-containing protein: protein MKTCHCTAFRFSPGTALLGLLVCLMVPVMAQAQTANTGTVLGVVADPSGAIVPGADVELKDLATGDVRTAVTNEIGRFTFVAVKPGTYSITVAAPGFQKSVVEKQVVEVSKSYNLNFTLKIGMSSETVVVTAAAGAELQTTDATVGDTLGGDMLLKLPSLDRNVASFLLLQPSAMPQQAETQSSRYGGQVAGAQSDQNTFVLDGGNVTSGVSGNSDYWTNYQGAPEGAIPTPVESIQEFRVATSNQVASFSSSGGSQVMLVTKRGGDKYHGSAYEYLQNKSLNANTWDRNRLIPFQPRPMTQDNRFGVTLGGPIPKLGGDEKTYFFFNYEGRRRNDYSQITRTVPTSTLRQGILRFKDASGNVISYNLSTSTQCSPSGSLPCDPRGLGLNPVVSQIWNQYMPAGNDPSRGDGLNTIGFTAPGKFPNNDNFAVMRVDRNLTSNWQVMGSFRYFKQVHNGGDRQIDIGGLLPGDKLGVPSSPAFIPRQPRYLVFGLTGRLTPRTVNEFAFSYLRDYWFWQTDGSRPQVPGTDSALNIAGNMNPLDLTVGLVRQREWRAHNWTWSDNFSWVKANHLLQIGGSLRRNAIQFWRDDAQSAVAQRVYLLTAGQGLNIPSIYQPPICSSTVTTNCLPSNQTSNWNNFYAGVLGLTDRATLVATRDANFKINPLGAPLGTDSHYNEYSIYANDSWKVSPTLTLNLGLNWSADVPETEVQGKLALAYYATGEVVIPSDYIAQRAKAALAGTVFNPIVTWKPIGSTDRSYPYDPTWTNFGPRLAVAWNPSFSSGLWGKMFGNRKTVVRAGFARLYDRLNGVQKVIDAQQVLGFTQTLLCLGPSINGQCTGSSGINPLTGFRVKIDGNTIPLPSYVANQPIPVIPGNATVSGANQAFANASTQLAPKFRPAINNSYNLTLQRELGKGTILEIGYIRRDARNLLEGMTLNQVPYMMVYGGQSFAQAYDAVADQVRAGIAAASVAPQPFFETSLAGSSYCKGNPSCTAGVVAKFSSNLRNSNVFDLFNGLQSSFVFGPATAAGTQINDFLYFTDYGKSSYNAGFVSLKMRDHKGLSLNGNFTWAHSLDNGVVNQDIDSYVANSYNTSYGWGNSVFDRKFVFNVMGLYNMPFHAGNPVLHQIVKGWSIAPIFSWYTGLPLRVTVGSGQEFGQGATTTAVGAVLMQPNTFGNSAHQGVTGSAGIGTNANPATGGTGLNLFADPAAVFAAFRPIRLSQDTSSSGYCLRGQNRWNFDMALSRQFKVSERASFALSAQFFNVFNHVLFNDPGLSLQSPTAFGVITSQMNSPRRIELGLHIDF, encoded by the coding sequence ATGAAGACCTGTCATTGCACAGCTTTCCGGTTCTCGCCCGGCACGGCTCTGCTTGGATTGCTGGTATGTCTGATGGTGCCTGTGATGGCCCAGGCTCAGACCGCCAACACCGGAACAGTGCTCGGCGTGGTGGCCGATCCCTCCGGCGCTATCGTGCCCGGAGCGGATGTCGAACTCAAAGACCTCGCGACTGGCGATGTGCGCACTGCCGTCACGAATGAGATCGGCAGATTCACCTTCGTAGCGGTCAAACCGGGTACATATTCGATAACTGTAGCCGCACCGGGCTTTCAAAAATCGGTCGTAGAAAAGCAGGTGGTTGAGGTTTCCAAGTCTTACAACCTCAATTTCACCCTGAAGATAGGCATGAGTTCCGAAACCGTAGTGGTCACTGCCGCGGCTGGTGCCGAATTGCAGACTACCGATGCCACCGTAGGCGACACCCTCGGCGGCGACATGCTTTTGAAGCTCCCGAGTCTCGACCGCAACGTCGCCAGTTTTCTGCTCCTTCAGCCCAGCGCCATGCCGCAGCAGGCCGAAACCCAGAGCAGCAGATACGGCGGTCAGGTGGCTGGAGCGCAGAGCGACCAGAACACTTTCGTGCTGGACGGCGGCAACGTCACCAGCGGAGTCTCGGGAAACTCCGACTATTGGACGAACTATCAAGGCGCACCCGAGGGAGCCATTCCTACGCCAGTGGAAAGCATCCAGGAGTTCCGCGTGGCCACGAGCAACCAGGTAGCGAGCTTCAGCAGTTCGGGTGGAAGCCAGGTAATGCTTGTAACCAAGCGGGGCGGGGACAAGTATCACGGGTCTGCCTATGAGTATCTGCAAAACAAGTCCCTGAATGCCAATACCTGGGATCGGAACCGGCTGATTCCGTTTCAGCCCCGTCCCATGACTCAAGACAACCGTTTCGGAGTCACCCTGGGCGGGCCGATCCCCAAGTTGGGCGGCGATGAAAAGACGTACTTCTTCTTTAATTACGAGGGCCGGCGACGAAACGATTACAGCCAGATTACCAGGACGGTGCCGACAAGTACTCTCCGGCAGGGCATCCTGCGCTTCAAGGACGCGTCCGGCAACGTCATCTCCTACAATCTGTCGACTTCGACACAGTGCAGCCCGAGCGGCAGCCTTCCCTGCGATCCGCGGGGCCTCGGTTTGAATCCGGTGGTCAGTCAGATATGGAACCAATACATGCCTGCCGGGAACGATCCATCCAGGGGCGACGGACTGAACACGATTGGGTTCACCGCTCCGGGCAAGTTCCCAAACAACGATAATTTTGCCGTGATGCGGGTCGACCGCAATCTGACGAGCAACTGGCAGGTTATGGGAAGCTTTCGGTATTTCAAGCAGGTGCACAATGGGGGGGATCGCCAGATCGACATCGGCGGCTTGCTCCCGGGAGATAAGCTGGGCGTGCCATCGTCGCCGGCGTTCATTCCGCGACAGCCGCGCTACCTGGTTTTCGGTTTGACAGGGCGATTGACTCCCAGAACCGTGAACGAATTCGCCTTCAGCTATCTGCGCGATTACTGGTTCTGGCAGACCGACGGCTCCCGGCCTCAAGTTCCCGGCACGGACAGTGCATTGAATATCGCCGGCAACATGAATCCCCTGGACCTCACGGTCGGCTTGGTCCGGCAGCGTGAATGGAGAGCGCACAACTGGACCTGGAGCGACAACTTCAGCTGGGTGAAAGCAAATCACCTGTTGCAGATTGGAGGCTCGCTACGACGCAACGCAATTCAGTTCTGGAGAGACGACGCTCAGTCTGCTGTCGCGCAGCGCGTCTATCTGCTGACGGCGGGTCAGGGGCTCAATATACCCTCCATTTATCAGCCGCCGATTTGCAGCTCAACCGTTACCACCAACTGCCTGCCCTCGAACCAGACCAGCAACTGGAACAACTTCTATGCCGGCGTCCTCGGATTGACAGACAGAGCCACCTTGGTGGCGACGCGCGACGCCAACTTCAAGATCAATCCACTCGGGGCTCCCCTGGGTACTGACTCCCATTACAACGAATACAGCATATATGCCAATGATTCCTGGAAGGTGTCTCCCACGCTGACGCTCAATCTTGGACTGAACTGGAGTGCCGATGTACCCGAAACCGAGGTGCAGGGCAAGCTGGCGCTGGCCTACTACGCAACGGGCGAAGTTGTTATTCCGTCCGACTACATCGCGCAACGCGCCAAGGCAGCCCTCGCCGGAACTGTGTTCAATCCCATAGTAACCTGGAAACCGATCGGCAGCACCGATCGATCGTACCCTTATGATCCCACTTGGACCAATTTTGGGCCGCGGCTTGCAGTCGCGTGGAACCCGAGCTTCAGCAGTGGTCTTTGGGGAAAGATGTTCGGGAACAGGAAAACCGTCGTTCGGGCAGGTTTCGCCCGGCTCTATGACCGCCTGAACGGCGTGCAGAAAGTGATCGATGCGCAACAGGTACTCGGTTTCACGCAGACTCTCCTCTGCCTGGGACCGTCGATCAACGGGCAGTGCACGGGAAGCTCCGGCATCAACCCCTTGACCGGCTTTCGAGTGAAGATCGACGGCAACACGATTCCGCTGCCGTCCTATGTGGCGAATCAGCCTATCCCCGTGATTCCCGGCAACGCCACCGTTTCCGGCGCCAATCAGGCATTTGCCAACGCTTCCACGCAGTTGGCCCCTAAATTCCGCCCAGCCATCAACAACTCGTACAACCTGACCCTGCAGCGGGAACTGGGAAAAGGAACAATCCTCGAGATCGGCTACATACGCCGTGATGCCAGGAATCTGCTGGAAGGCATGACGCTCAACCAGGTCCCCTATATGATGGTTTACGGGGGGCAGAGCTTTGCACAGGCTTATGATGCCGTCGCCGACCAGGTGCGAGCAGGCATCGCTGCTGCGTCCGTCGCTCCACAGCCGTTCTTCGAAACCTCCCTCGCTGGAAGCAGCTACTGCAAAGGCAATCCCAGCTGCACCGCCGGGGTGGTAGCGAAATTCTCGAGCAACCTTCGCAACTCAAACGTCTTCGATCTCTTTAATGGCCTGCAGAGTTCGTTTGTTTTCGGGCCGGCAACGGCTGCCGGCACCCAAATCAACGATTTCCTGTATTTTACGGATTACGGCAAGTCCAGCTACAACGCCGGCTTCGTGTCCCTCAAGATGCGGGATCACAAGGGATTGTCTTTGAACGGCAACTTTACTTGGGCTCACTCTTTGGACAACGGCGTGGTAAACCAGGACATTGATTCCTACGTTGCCAATTCCTACAACACTTCCTATGGGTGGGGCAACTCGGTTTTTGACCGCAAGTTCGTCTTCAACGTGATGGGGCTATATAACATGCCCTTCCATGCCGGCAATCCCGTTTTGCATCAGATCGTCAAAGGGTGGTCGATTGCGCCGATCTTCAGCTGGTATACCGGCCTGCCGCTCAGGGTCACGGTCGGGTCCGGTCAGGAGTTCGGGCAGGGGGCAACGACTACGGCAGTCGGAGCCGTGCTGATGCAACCCAATACCTTCGGAAACTCCGCGCACCAGGGCGTCACGGGCAGTGCCGGTATCGGCACCAATGCGAATCCGGCAACAGGAGGGACCGGGCTGAACCTCTTCGCGGATCCGGCGGCAGTTTTCGCCGCTTTCCGGCCGATAAGGCTCAGTCAGGATACTTCGTCCAGTGGATACTGCCTGCGCGGGCAGAACCGGTGGAACTTTGACATGGCCTTGTCCCGCCAGTTCAAAGTCAGCGAGCGCGCAAGCTTCGCGCTGAGCGCTCAGTTCTTCAATGTTTTCAACCACGTGCTGTTCAACGATCCGGGCCTGAGCCTGCAGAGCCCCACCGCATTTGGCGTGATCACATCCCAGATGAACTCACCGCGCCGGATTGAACTGGGCCTGCACATAGATTTCTAG
- a CDS encoding DUF5107 domain-containing protein, which translates to MIIRNRLVLPLLLCLCAALLVASALPSAAEVSPVKAWQENIVIPTYEVGPPERNPLFFFGRQSQGAQAPVYPYPMYDTLTGRKADKTYQAVYLENEYIRIGILPEVGGRIFEGLDKTNNYNFIYRQHVIKPALISIIGAWISGGMEWNIPHHHRATTFLPVQYKIEQGGDGAKTVWVGELELRQRMRWAVGYTLRPGKGYLEAQVRILNRVPEPNTMLCFATLAVHVNDNYQVIFPPGTQFGTGHSKRTFTKWPVNDANVDVSWWKNHPSSVSIFAWNYQDDFFAGYDHGKEAGTMSVADHHVVPGKKFFEWGAGAGGRAWDQTLTDTDGPYIELMAGAYSDNQPDYSWLQPYEVRSFSMNYYPFRDIGGVKKANLDAAVNLDMADGTARMGFYTTSAHAAAKVMLRAGQKILLQETVAINPGKPYTRRVPVPAGIDEHDLVASLADGSKELVSYSPIRLHPEPMPKGVTPPAAPADVKTNEELYLIGLRAQQFHDPNIDPETYWEEALRRDPGDARVNTALGITAFKEARYEDAEKRLRKALERLTDQYTTPKDAEAFFYLAATLKAQGKTDEACSNFYKATWSQAWKAAGYFSLAEIAAGRGDMPAALDLIDRAIDSNALNIRAQNLKAAVLRHLGRTREALQVLASAAHKADPLDVRSMAEFWLASRNLAAAMTLASTMNEHPATAQETAAEYLNSGLWQDGTDILLRMTATAPDKARINPMVYYYLGYFAGKLGQTQKASEYYRLAETMPPDYAFPFQSEAIEVLRTAIRANPRDARAPYYLGNVLYDWQPEEATRMWEASVALDASFSIVHRNLATAYMHQRSGTSLAKAIVELEKAVALDPKYALHFMELDELYEQAGVPIEKRLPLFEENAAVVAQRDDAQNRAVGLKVAGGKYDEAIRMMTGRKFAVAEGTNLNVAEHWMDAHILRAQQNIAARRFEEALADIQMAVTLPPNLPASGFGSSGGAGGRSIEVAFWTGIAYEGMGNHDKAAESWNRAISSVSSGTGRRGGAGIATAAVGVQSYYLALSLRKLGQEDQAKALFQSLVESGQRTLQQPPSNIAGGRGGAGRQQSPRTRLANAHYLAGLGFLGLNDLVKAKTELAEAVQANPDLVGARAALAALK; encoded by the coding sequence ATGATAATTCGTAACCGACTCGTTCTTCCTCTGCTTTTGTGTCTGTGTGCGGCGCTGCTGGTCGCTTCCGCTCTTCCTTCTGCCGCTGAGGTTTCGCCGGTCAAGGCATGGCAGGAGAATATCGTGATTCCGACGTACGAGGTCGGGCCGCCTGAGCGCAACCCGTTGTTCTTCTTCGGGCGGCAATCCCAGGGAGCCCAGGCGCCGGTATACCCCTATCCGATGTACGACACGCTCACGGGCAGGAAAGCAGACAAGACCTACCAGGCGGTCTATCTGGAGAACGAGTACATCCGCATCGGCATATTACCCGAAGTCGGCGGCCGCATCTTCGAGGGTTTGGACAAGACCAACAACTACAATTTCATCTACCGCCAGCACGTGATCAAACCCGCCCTGATCAGCATTATCGGCGCCTGGATTTCCGGAGGGATGGAGTGGAACATCCCGCACCATCACCGCGCGACAACCTTCCTCCCGGTGCAATACAAGATCGAGCAAGGCGGAGACGGCGCCAAAACCGTCTGGGTAGGCGAACTGGAATTGCGACAACGCATGCGCTGGGCGGTCGGCTACACGCTGAGGCCCGGCAAGGGCTACCTGGAAGCACAAGTGCGCATCTTGAATCGTGTCCCCGAACCGAACACCATGTTGTGTTTTGCCACTCTGGCCGTTCACGTGAACGACAACTACCAGGTCATCTTCCCGCCGGGCACGCAGTTCGGCACCGGCCACTCGAAGCGCACATTCACCAAGTGGCCGGTCAACGATGCCAATGTTGACGTCAGCTGGTGGAAGAACCACCCCTCTTCGGTCTCGATCTTCGCCTGGAACTACCAGGACGATTTCTTTGCCGGCTATGACCACGGCAAAGAGGCAGGGACGATGAGCGTCGCCGACCACCATGTCGTGCCGGGCAAGAAGTTCTTTGAATGGGGCGCCGGCGCCGGTGGCCGCGCGTGGGACCAGACTCTGACTGACACCGACGGCCCCTACATCGAGCTCATGGCCGGCGCCTACTCGGACAATCAGCCTGACTACAGCTGGCTGCAGCCTTACGAAGTGAGGTCGTTTTCCATGAATTACTATCCCTTCCGGGACATTGGCGGGGTGAAGAAGGCCAACCTGGACGCGGCAGTGAACCTAGACATGGCCGACGGCACCGCCCGGATGGGCTTCTACACCACCTCCGCCCATGCGGCGGCCAAAGTCATGCTGAGAGCCGGACAAAAGATTCTGCTCCAGGAGACGGTAGCCATCAACCCGGGCAAACCTTACACCAGGCGGGTCCCAGTCCCTGCCGGCATCGACGAGCACGATCTCGTCGCCTCGCTGGCAGATGGCAGCAAGGAACTCGTTTCCTATTCCCCCATCCGCTTGCACCCGGAACCAATGCCGAAGGGCGTGACACCCCCGGCAGCTCCGGCGGACGTCAAGACCAACGAAGAGCTGTACCTGATCGGTCTGCGCGCGCAGCAGTTCCACGACCCGAATATCGATCCCGAGACATACTGGGAAGAGGCGCTGCGTCGCGATCCGGGGGACGCCCGCGTCAACACCGCGCTCGGTATCACCGCCTTTAAAGAAGCAAGGTACGAAGACGCAGAGAAGCGCTTGCGCAAGGCGTTGGAGCGGCTCACGGACCAGTACACAACCCCGAAAGATGCTGAGGCGTTTTTCTATCTTGCGGCCACTCTGAAGGCGCAGGGCAAGACCGACGAGGCCTGCTCGAATTTCTACAAGGCCACCTGGAGCCAGGCATGGAAGGCAGCCGGTTACTTCTCCCTGGCAGAAATCGCGGCCGGACGCGGTGACATGCCGGCCGCCCTCGACCTCATCGACCGTGCGATCGACTCGAATGCATTGAACATCAGGGCCCAGAACCTGAAAGCTGCCGTGTTGCGCCACCTGGGACGCACACGGGAGGCGCTGCAGGTGCTGGCCTCAGCCGCGCACAAGGCCGATCCGCTCGACGTGCGCTCCATGGCGGAATTCTGGCTGGCATCCAGAAACCTCGCAGCGGCAATGACCCTGGCTTCCACGATGAATGAACATCCCGCGACCGCACAGGAGACGGCCGCCGAGTATCTCAACTCCGGCCTCTGGCAGGACGGAACGGATATCCTGCTGCGGATGACCGCCACTGCCCCCGACAAGGCCAGGATCAATCCCATGGTCTACTATTATCTAGGCTATTTTGCGGGGAAGCTGGGACAAACGCAAAAGGCGTCCGAGTACTACAGGCTGGCCGAGACGATGCCTCCTGACTACGCCTTCCCCTTCCAGAGCGAGGCCATCGAAGTGCTTCGGACCGCGATCAGGGCAAATCCCCGCGACGCACGAGCGCCCTACTATCTCGGGAATGTGCTGTACGACTGGCAGCCTGAGGAGGCCACCAGGATGTGGGAGGCTTCCGTCGCGCTCGACGCTTCGTTCTCGATCGTTCATCGCAATCTGGCAACGGCTTATATGCATCAGAGGTCGGGGACCAGCCTCGCCAAGGCCATCGTGGAACTCGAGAAGGCGGTTGCGCTCGACCCCAAGTACGCCCTGCACTTTATGGAACTGGATGAACTCTACGAGCAGGCCGGCGTTCCCATCGAGAAGCGGCTCCCTCTTTTCGAAGAGAACGCGGCCGTGGTCGCGCAGCGGGATGACGCTCAAAACCGCGCCGTGGGTCTCAAAGTGGCCGGGGGCAAGTATGACGAGGCCATCAGGATGATGACGGGACGGAAGTTCGCGGTCGCGGAGGGCACCAATCTGAACGTGGCCGAGCACTGGATGGATGCGCACATTCTCAGGGCTCAGCAGAACATCGCGGCCAGGCGTTTCGAGGAGGCGCTGGCGGATATACAGATGGCCGTCACGTTGCCCCCAAACCTGCCGGCGAGCGGGTTCGGCAGCAGCGGCGGAGCGGGTGGCCGCAGCATAGAGGTCGCCTTCTGGACCGGCATCGCCTATGAGGGGATGGGCAACCATGACAAGGCTGCCGAGTCATGGAACAGGGCGATATCATCGGTTTCGTCCGGAACCGGCCGGCGCGGCGGAGCCGGGATTGCCACGGCTGCAGTCGGCGTTCAATCCTACTACCTGGCACTATCCCTCCGGAAACTCGGCCAGGAAGACCAAGCCAAGGCGTTGTTCCAGAGCCTCGTCGAGTCCGGACAGAGAACGCTCCAGCAGCCGCCGTCCAATATCGCCGGGGGGCGAGGCGGAGCAGGCCGTCAGCAGTCTCCGCGAACTCGATTGGCCAATGCCCACTACCTCGCTGGACTTGGCTTCCTTGGGCTGAACGACCTGGTTAAGGCGAAGACCGAACTGGCCGAGGCGGTTCAGGCTAACCCGGATCTCGTGGGCGCCAGGGCCGCCTTGGCCGCGCTCAAGTAG
- a CDS encoding endonuclease/exonuclease/phosphatase family protein, whose translation MTKAFSLASWNVEHFKEANSRVERVIAFLKSVNPDVFALYEVEGKEVFAELSTAMPSYQFHITEGPQVQEILVGVRQGLTAFFTQKLEFKAGNPSLRPGALLTITVAGTHYPILFLHTKSGPKPIGWGIRDDMLERALKFKNVLKKSGDGSEPNYIFLGDLNTMGMNYLIKKYNIPADEELQKLDTVAKKYGMRRLTKTSPYTWWNGPQSGIAPSNLDQVVAAQHLRFAQFGGQDVSVRGWPEQPTDQAKGVWIKDYSDHGLLYLEVQKA comes from the coding sequence ATGACAAAAGCGTTCTCATTGGCGTCCTGGAATGTTGAACACTTCAAGGAGGCCAATTCCCGCGTCGAGCGGGTCATCGCCTTTTTGAAATCCGTGAATCCGGATGTCTTTGCACTTTACGAGGTCGAGGGCAAGGAAGTATTTGCGGAGTTAAGCACGGCCATGCCCTCGTATCAGTTCCACATTACGGAAGGGCCCCAGGTCCAGGAAATCCTGGTCGGCGTTCGCCAGGGCCTGACTGCCTTCTTCACACAGAAGCTGGAATTCAAGGCGGGGAATCCGAGCCTGCGGCCGGGAGCACTGCTTACCATCACGGTTGCGGGAACCCACTACCCGATCCTGTTTCTCCACACCAAGTCCGGGCCTAAGCCGATCGGGTGGGGGATACGCGACGACATGCTCGAACGCGCGCTCAAATTCAAGAATGTCCTAAAGAAGTCGGGAGATGGATCGGAGCCCAACTACATCTTTCTGGGCGACCTCAACACGATGGGGATGAACTACCTGATCAAGAAGTACAACATTCCCGCCGACGAGGAACTGCAGAAACTTGATACGGTTGCCAAAAAGTACGGCATGCGCCGCCTTACCAAAACCAGCCCATATACCTGGTGGAACGGCCCACAAAGCGGGATCGCTCCGAGCAACCTCGATCAGGTCGTCGCAGCACAACATCTGAGATTCGCGCAGTTCGGTGGCCAGGATGTTTCAGTCCGAGGATGGCCCGAGCAGCCCACAGACCAGGCAAAGGGTGTGTGGATCAAGGATTACTCGGATCATGGCCTGTTGTATCTCGAGGTCCAGAAGGCTTAA
- a CDS encoding RNA polymerase sigma factor — protein MAGNDTKERWFEDVVAANQRRILAIARSYAGAEECQDLCQEILLQMWRGLDGFEGRSAPSTWVYRVALNTAMTFRRKNGRRVKPSGRPIGESSPEPVAPSSPGNEILILEEFLGSLGEIDRAVFLLYLEDLSYREISEVTGLTKSHVGVNISRLKKTFTQRYCGG, from the coding sequence ATGGCCGGGAATGATACGAAGGAGCGCTGGTTCGAGGACGTCGTTGCCGCGAACCAGCGCCGCATTCTGGCGATCGCACGCAGCTACGCCGGCGCCGAGGAGTGCCAGGATCTCTGCCAGGAAATCCTGCTTCAGATGTGGAGGGGACTCGACGGGTTCGAAGGAAGGTCCGCCCCGTCCACCTGGGTCTATCGGGTGGCGCTGAACACTGCCATGACGTTTCGCAGGAAGAACGGCCGCCGCGTCAAGCCCTCGGGCAGGCCCATTGGCGAATCAAGTCCGGAACCCGTGGCGCCGTCCAGCCCCGGAAATGAAATTCTGATCCTGGAGGAATTTCTGGGCTCTCTCGGAGAGATCGATCGCGCAGTATTTCTGCTCTACCTGGAAGACCTCAGTTATCGTGAGATTTCCGAGGTTACCGGTCTGACCAAGAGTCACGTCGGAGTGAACATCAGTCGCCTGAAAAAAACTTTTACACAGCGCTACTGCGGAGGTTGA